The following coding sequences lie in one Flavobacterium sp. 20NA77.7 genomic window:
- the aroA gene encoding 3-phosphoshikimate 1-carboxyvinyltransferase → MNVFLTNPNGSIPTTQLQLSGSKSETNRMLLLQALYPQIKIVNASNSDDSQVMLKALKNFQLTTLNAQLVDVHHAGTAMRFLTAFFAIKEGTEVVLTGSTRMKERPVKILVEALRQLGAEISYLEKEGYPPLRIKGTKLTKQKVNLAANISSQYISALLLIAPKLENGLELVLEGEITSMPYIKMTLALLNEIGVKTLVENNTIKVIQHQLPIIHHPITVESDWSSASYWYSFIALAPIGTQITLASFKKNSLQGDSVLVEIYKNFGVETIFNDKKITLHKVANLEPATLNLELNNCPDIAQTIAVTCFGLGIVCELSGLHTLKIKETDRLLALQTELTKLGAVVSCTDDSIRINKSQMIKENVVISTYNDHRMALSFAPLALKVPIVIENADVVSKSYPGFWEDVKRFGIGVL, encoded by the coding sequence ATGAACGTTTTTTTAACCAATCCTAACGGCTCAATTCCAACTACTCAACTCCAACTTTCGGGTTCTAAGTCAGAAACTAATAGAATGTTGTTGTTGCAAGCATTGTATCCTCAAATTAAGATTGTAAATGCTTCTAATTCAGACGATTCTCAAGTGATGTTAAAAGCATTGAAAAATTTCCAACTTACAACTCTTAACGCTCAGCTTGTAGATGTTCATCATGCGGGAACCGCTATGCGTTTTTTAACAGCTTTTTTTGCTATAAAAGAAGGAACCGAAGTAGTTTTGACAGGTTCTACAAGAATGAAAGAAAGACCTGTTAAAATTTTAGTTGAAGCACTAAGACAATTAGGCGCAGAAATTAGCTATTTAGAAAAAGAAGGATATCCACCGCTCAGAATTAAAGGAACGAAATTAACGAAGCAAAAAGTCAATTTAGCGGCTAATATTAGTAGTCAGTATATTTCAGCATTACTCTTAATTGCTCCAAAGTTAGAGAATGGTCTAGAATTAGTATTAGAAGGAGAAATTACATCGATGCCTTATATTAAAATGACGTTAGCTTTATTGAATGAAATAGGAGTGAAGACTTTAGTTGAAAACAATACAATCAAAGTTATCCAACACCAATTACCAATTATCCATCACCCAATAACAGTTGAGTCTGATTGGTCATCAGCATCTTATTGGTATTCTTTCATAGCATTGGCACCTATTGGAACTCAAATAACACTAGCTAGTTTTAAGAAAAACAGTTTGCAAGGCGATAGTGTTTTGGTTGAAATCTATAAAAATTTTGGAGTAGAAACTATTTTTAATGATAAAAAAATAACTTTACATAAAGTAGCGAACTTGGAACCTGCAACTTTAAACTTGGAACTAAATAATTGTCCCGATATTGCCCAAACTATTGCAGTTACTTGTTTTGGGTTAGGAATAGTCTGTGAGCTGAGTGGATTACATACGCTAAAAATAAAAGAAACAGATCGATTACTAGCATTACAAACAGAGCTTACAAAATTAGGAGCTGTTGTTAGTTGTACAGATGATTCAATTCGAATTAACAAAAGTCAAATGATAAAAGAAAACGTAGTAATTTCTACTTATAATGATCATAGAATGGCACTATCTTTTGCTCCTTTAGCCTTAAAAGTGCCTATTGTGATTGAAAATGCAGATGTAGTTTCAAAATCGTATCCTGGTTTTTGGGAAGATGTTAAGCGTTTTGGAATCGGTGTTTTATAA
- the dtd gene encoding D-aminoacyl-tRNA deacylase: MKVVIQRVTEASVTIANQVVAQIQQGLVVLVGIEDKDTIEDINWLTSKIVNLRIFSDSNNVMNLSVKDILGDIIAVSQFTLHALTKKGNRPSYIKASKPEVSVPLYEQFVLKLEQELGHKVQTGQFGADMKVALVNDGPVTIIIDSKNKE; the protein is encoded by the coding sequence ATGAAAGTAGTAATTCAACGTGTTACGGAAGCTTCCGTTACAATAGCTAATCAAGTTGTGGCACAAATTCAACAAGGATTAGTTGTGCTTGTTGGTATTGAAGATAAAGATACTATAGAAGATATCAATTGGCTAACATCTAAAATAGTTAATCTTAGAATTTTTTCTGATTCAAATAATGTGATGAACCTCTCTGTTAAAGATATATTGGGAGATATTATAGCCGTGAGTCAATTTACGTTACATGCATTAACCAAAAAAGGGAATAGACCATCTTATATAAAAGCATCAAAACCAGAAGTTTCAGTTCCTTTATACGAACAATTTGTTCTGAAACTAGAACAAGAATTGGGGCATAAAGTTCAAACTGGACAATTTGGCGCTGATATGAAAGTAGCTTTAGTAAATGATGGACCTGTTACTATTATTATAGATTCAAAAAATAAAGAATGA
- the folE gene encoding GTP cyclohydrolase I FolE, translating into MTKNPKIDKATLVAFSVDEIGDNHLFTTVETPMKADAFKMTDHEKKEKIAFHFTEIMEVLGLDLTDDSLKGTPQRVAKMYVDEIFCGLNPANKPKVALFDNKYQYNQMLVEKNITFYSNCEHHFVPIYGKIHVAYVSKGKVIGLSKINRIVQYFAQRPQVQERLTMQIALELQEILQTEDIAVIVDAKHLCVSSRGIKDDASATVTNYFGGVFQKSDKVNELLQLIKN; encoded by the coding sequence ATGACAAAAAATCCAAAAATAGATAAAGCCACATTAGTTGCATTTTCAGTCGATGAAATAGGTGATAATCATTTGTTTACTACTGTTGAAACTCCAATGAAGGCTGATGCGTTTAAGATGACAGACCATGAGAAAAAAGAAAAAATTGCTTTTCATTTCACTGAAATTATGGAAGTTTTAGGGCTAGATTTAACAGATGACTCTCTTAAAGGTACGCCGCAACGTGTGGCAAAAATGTATGTAGATGAAATTTTTTGCGGGTTAAATCCTGCTAATAAACCAAAAGTGGCCCTTTTTGATAATAAATACCAATATAACCAAATGCTCGTAGAGAAAAACATAACTTTTTATTCGAATTGTGAACATCATTTTGTTCCAATATATGGTAAAATACATGTTGCTTATGTTTCTAAAGGAAAAGTTATTGGATTGTCTAAAATTAATAGAATTGTACAGTATTTCGCCCAAAGACCTCAAGTTCAAGAACGTTTAACCATGCAAATTGCATTGGAATTACAAGAAATTCTTCAGACCGAAGATATTGCTGTTATTGTTGATGCAAAACATTTGTGTGTATCATCACGAGGAATAAAAGACGATGCCTCTGCCACAGTAACAAATTATTTTGGAGGTGTTTTTCAAAAGTCAGATAAAGTAAATGAGTTGTTGCAATTAATTAAAAATTAA
- a CDS encoding bifunctional 3-deoxy-7-phosphoheptulonate synthase/chorismate mutase type II: MATKNWLDDFQLSHPLVIAGPCSAETEEQVLAIAHALKNSDVSIFRAGIWKPRTRPGGFEGVGEIGLKWLQKAKEETGLLLAVEVANAHHVKLALQYDIDVLWIGARTTVNPFAVQEIAEVLQNTDKIVLLKNPVNPDLSLWIGGVERLQKAEIKKIGVIHRGFSTYEKTKYRNNPEWQIPIELHSKFPDLPLICDPSHITGKRNMIQEVSQQALDLNYDGLMIETHCNPDAAWSDAAQQITPEVLKQLFVDLKVRKVFDETTDFNSQLTNLRTQIDELDSKLITILANRMQIADAIGQVKKEKNVAVLQSNRWNEVLRRMIAEGEGKGLSEEFILRLFKAIHQESIVHQEKVFKN, encoded by the coding sequence ATGGCAACTAAAAACTGGTTAGATGATTTTCAATTATCACATCCACTTGTTATCGCGGGACCTTGTAGTGCGGAAACCGAGGAGCAAGTGCTTGCAATAGCACATGCATTGAAAAATTCAGACGTATCTATTTTTCGTGCAGGTATTTGGAAACCACGAACGCGCCCTGGTGGATTTGAAGGGGTAGGTGAAATAGGTCTAAAGTGGTTACAAAAAGCGAAAGAAGAAACAGGATTGTTACTGGCAGTTGAGGTAGCTAATGCCCACCATGTAAAATTGGCTTTGCAGTATGATATTGATGTGCTTTGGATTGGTGCAAGAACCACAGTAAATCCGTTTGCCGTTCAAGAGATTGCAGAGGTGCTTCAAAATACAGACAAAATTGTGCTATTAAAAAATCCTGTAAACCCTGATTTATCCTTATGGATAGGAGGCGTTGAACGATTACAAAAGGCAGAAATCAAAAAAATAGGAGTTATTCACAGAGGGTTTTCCACGTATGAAAAAACAAAATACAGAAACAACCCAGAATGGCAAATCCCTATTGAGTTACATAGCAAATTTCCAGATTTACCATTGATTTGTGATCCGTCACATATTACTGGAAAAAGAAATATGATTCAAGAAGTATCTCAACAAGCCTTAGATTTAAATTATGACGGGTTAATGATTGAAACACATTGTAATCCTGATGCCGCATGGAGTGATGCGGCTCAACAAATAACTCCGGAGGTATTAAAACAGCTGTTTGTAGATTTAAAAGTTAGAAAAGTTTTTGATGAAACAACTGATTTTAATTCACAGCTAACGAATCTCCGTACACAAATTGATGAATTAGATTCAAAATTAATTACTATTTTAGCAAATAGGATGCAAATTGCAGATGCCATTGGTCAAGTGAAAAAAGAAAAGAATGTAGCCGTACTACAGTCAAATAGATGGAATGAAGTCCTTCGCAGAATGATAGCAGAAGGAGAAGGTAAAGGGTTAAGTGAAGAATTTATCTTACGGTTGTTCAAAGCTATTCATCAGGAAAGCATTGTGCATCAAGAAAAAGTTTTCAAAAATTAA
- a CDS encoding DUF3857 domain-containing protein, protein MKKYFYLFVIFTNIVCSQSNQVVNFDEKLKENANSIVLRESFEMEIKASDKVIYTTKKRILFLNESGYKSNDFSEHYDKFNKIKTCKASVVGMSGNVIKEIKKSEFKDHSLVDGVSIFSDNRVLYLEYTPLNYPFIIDYESEIESSNGAILRPWYPLSNSNESVLLSEFIVKNETSNAIKFSEINFSFFPIEKQEIANNVKYICKNVLAFKEEQLANYADEIPYVKLLQNNAAVEGYTFNFQSWKTYGIDFYENFLKDNSTVSEQTKNKINSLILPNDSKIDKIKKVYKFVQDNTRYVSVQVGVGGWKPMPIEAVEKYGYGDCKALSNYTRAILKSIGIESYCTVIYGGEKKDINPDIVGFQGNHMILSVPYEGQMIFLECTSQTDPFGYLGSFTSDRNALILKSDGAEIVRTTKYICDENTQYTKAIFSLNSDKSIQGTVSIDSKNIQYSHLNGFENEDKKEIIETYQERYGHLNNLLVSDIKLINDKTNISFSEKITLKASNYFTYENNNIILPLNVLNKSELNLSKYRNRKFSFSIKYGFLDIDEISIKIPSGYTIKTIPEKIEIKEKYGIYSLEIKKGQDVILFRRILKIVDGKYPKEEFENYRKFRETISKNDNIKLLIEKIN, encoded by the coding sequence ATGAAAAAATATTTTTATCTATTTGTAATTTTTACAAATATTGTTTGTTCTCAATCAAACCAGGTCGTAAATTTTGATGAAAAACTCAAAGAAAATGCCAATTCAATTGTACTTCGCGAATCCTTTGAAATGGAAATTAAAGCTAGTGATAAAGTTATTTATACAACAAAAAAGAGAATTTTATTTTTAAATGAAAGTGGGTATAAGTCCAATGATTTTTCTGAGCATTATGATAAATTTAATAAAATTAAAACTTGCAAAGCTTCTGTTGTAGGAATGTCTGGAAATGTGATTAAAGAAATTAAAAAATCAGAATTTAAAGATCATAGTTTAGTTGATGGAGTTTCTATTTTTTCTGATAATAGAGTTTTGTATTTAGAATACACTCCCTTGAATTATCCTTTCATTATTGATTATGAATCTGAGATAGAATCTTCAAATGGCGCTATTCTTAGACCGTGGTACCCTTTGTCTAATTCTAATGAGAGTGTGTTATTGTCAGAATTTATCGTAAAAAATGAAACAAGTAATGCAATTAAATTTTCTGAAATAAATTTTTCTTTTTTCCCTATAGAAAAGCAAGAAATCGCAAACAATGTAAAATATATATGTAAAAATGTATTAGCATTTAAAGAAGAACAATTAGCAAATTATGCAGATGAAATACCTTATGTGAAACTTTTGCAAAATAATGCCGCTGTTGAAGGATATACGTTTAACTTTCAAAGTTGGAAAACCTACGGGATTGATTTTTACGAAAATTTTTTAAAAGATAATAGCACAGTTTCGGAACAAACAAAAAATAAAATTAACTCATTAATTCTTCCGAATGATTCAAAAATTGATAAAATAAAAAAAGTATACAAGTTTGTACAAGATAATACAAGATATGTTAGTGTACAAGTGGGTGTGGGTGGATGGAAACCTATGCCCATAGAAGCTGTTGAAAAATATGGATATGGAGATTGTAAAGCTTTGTCAAATTATACTAGAGCTATTTTAAAAAGTATTGGTATTGAGTCTTATTGTACAGTGATATATGGTGGAGAGAAGAAAGATATAAATCCGGATATTGTTGGTTTTCAAGGAAATCACATGATACTTTCTGTGCCTTATGAGGGACAAATGATTTTTTTAGAATGTACAAGCCAAACCGATCCTTTTGGCTACTTAGGGTCTTTTACATCAGATAGAAATGCTTTAATTTTAAAATCAGATGGTGCAGAAATAGTAAGAACAACTAAATATATATGTGACGAAAACACACAATACACGAAAGCAATTTTTTCGCTAAATTCTGACAAGAGTATTCAAGGAACGGTTTCTATAGATTCAAAAAATATTCAATATAGCCATTTAAATGGTTTTGAAAATGAAGATAAAAAAGAAATCATTGAAACTTACCAAGAACGATATGGACATTTAAATAATTTGTTAGTATCCGATATTAAACTTATAAATGATAAAACAAACATTTCTTTTTCTGAAAAAATCACACTAAAAGCATCAAATTATTTCACTTATGAAAATAATAATATTATTTTGCCGTTAAATGTTTTAAATAAAAGCGAATTAAATTTATCTAAATATAGAAACAGAAAATTTTCCTTTTCAATTAAATATGGTTTTTTAGACATAGATGAAATTTCAATTAAAATTCCAAGTGGATATACAATTAAAACAATTCCTGAAAAAATTGAAATAAAAGAAAAATACGGAATCTATAGTTTAGAAATAAAGAAAGGACAAGATGTAATCTTATTTAGACGCATATTAAAAATTGTTGATGGTAAGTACCCTAAAGAAGAATTTGAAAATTATAGAAAATTCCGAGAAACAATTTCTAAGAACGATAATATTAAACTTTTAATTGAAAAAATAAATTAG
- a CDS encoding DUF2256 domain-containing protein: MKNISHKGNKSYLPSKICITCEKPFSWRKKWKKNWDELKYCSHACRKNK, from the coding sequence TTGAAAAATATCTCGCATAAAGGAAATAAATCGTATTTGCCTAGCAAAATTTGTATTACGTGTGAAAAGCCGTTTTCATGGCGAAAAAAATGGAAAAAAAATTGGGACGAACTAAAATATTGTAGTCATGCTTGCAGAAAAAATAAATAA
- a CDS encoding SDR family NAD(P)-dependent oxidoreductase gives MKKYLIIGGSKGISKEIVKLLTEKGHYCYLISRTAPDFEYNGTHFPLNVLTDDLPTLETLDGIVYGVGTINLKPFNRLSTKDFENDWQVNVMGAVRVIQSYVAQLKNVDQASVVLFSSVAAQQGMPFHASIAAAKGAVDGLVKSLAAEFAPKIRVNAIAPSITDTPLAAGILRSDSIKENMIAKHPLKRILQPIDVAKTAVFLLGEDSNGITGQIFIQDNGLISISN, from the coding sequence ATGAAAAAATATTTAATTATTGGAGGAAGTAAAGGTATTTCTAAAGAAATAGTAAAATTGCTCACAGAAAAAGGACATTATTGTTATCTTATTTCCAGAACGGCACCAGATTTTGAGTATAACGGAACGCATTTTCCGTTAAATGTTTTGACAGATGACTTGCCAACATTAGAAACGTTAGATGGAATAGTTTATGGTGTAGGAACAATTAATCTAAAACCATTTAATAGATTAAGTACTAAAGATTTTGAAAATGACTGGCAAGTAAATGTGATGGGAGCAGTCAGAGTAATTCAGTCTTATGTCGCTCAATTAAAGAATGTAGATCAAGCAAGTGTTGTTTTGTTTAGTTCTGTTGCTGCTCAACAAGGCATGCCTTTTCATGCAAGCATTGCAGCTGCGAAAGGAGCTGTTGACGGATTAGTAAAAAGTTTAGCAGCCGAATTTGCACCAAAAATTAGAGTAAATGCAATTGCTCCTTCAATAACAGATACGCCATTAGCTGCAGGAATTTTAAGAAGCGATTCTATTAAAGAAAATATGATTGCTAAACACCCTTTAAAACGAATATTACAGCCAATAGATGTTGCCAAAACAGCTGTATTTTTATTAGGGGAAGATTCCAACGGCATTACAGGTCAAATATTTATTCAAGATAACGGACTAATTTCTATCAGTAATTAA
- a CDS encoding ABC transporter ATP-binding protein has protein sequence MIEVTNIEKSFGDQKVLKGISTKFEAGKTSLVIGQSGSGKTVFIKSLLGIHTIDNGSISFDGRVYGKMNKDEKRDLRTEIGMVFQGSALFDSMTVEENIGFPLKMFTNNTANEVKERVNFVINRVNLINANHKKPSEISGGMQKRVAIARAIVNNPKYLFCDEPNSGLDPKTATVIDNLIQEITDEYNITTVINTHDMNSVMEIGEKIVFLKNGLLEWEGSNKEIFKTDNEAVTDFVYSSELFRRVRKMYLDDDK, from the coding sequence ATGATTGAAGTAACTAACATAGAAAAAAGTTTTGGTGACCAAAAAGTATTAAAAGGCATTAGTACTAAATTTGAAGCGGGTAAAACTAGTTTAGTTATTGGTCAAAGTGGCTCGGGAAAAACCGTATTCATTAAATCCTTATTAGGCATTCATACAATAGACAATGGTTCTATTTCTTTTGATGGCAGAGTATATGGCAAAATGAATAAAGACGAAAAAAGAGATTTAAGAACAGAAATCGGGATGGTATTCCAAGGCAGTGCTCTTTTTGATAGTATGACTGTTGAAGAAAACATAGGATTTCCTTTGAAAATGTTTACAAACAATACTGCAAATGAAGTAAAAGAGCGAGTTAATTTTGTAATTAATAGGGTTAATTTAATTAATGCTAATCATAAAAAGCCTTCAGAAATTTCAGGAGGAATGCAAAAGCGCGTTGCTATTGCAAGGGCAATTGTGAATAACCCAAAATATTTATTTTGTGACGAACCTAATTCGGGATTAGACCCAAAAACAGCTACTGTCATAGACAATCTCATTCAAGAAATTACTGATGAATATAATATTACAACCGTAATTAACACACATGACATGAATTCTGTAATGGAAATAGGTGAAAAAATTGTGTTTTTAAAAAATGGTTTGTTGGAATGGGAAGGAAGTAATAAAGAAATTTTTAAAACAGACAATGAAGCCGTAACGGATTTTGTATATTCAAGCGAGCTGTTTAGGAGGGTACGAAAAATGTACTTAGACGATGATAAATAA
- the rsgA gene encoding ribosome small subunit-dependent GTPase A — translation MTGIVYKSTGSWYTVKTEQNDFVACRIKGKFRIKGIKSTNPIAVGDIVDFDLDTTTDEKLGQIHTIHDRKNYIVRKSVNLSKQTHIIASNIDVVFLIITINNPVTTTSFIDRFLVTAEAYGIEAVLIFNKIDTFTDEVADEQLFLHYIYSTIGYTCLRVSAKAQHGIEELKAMMKDKVCMFSGHSGVGKSTLVNILDPALNLKTKEISDSHAQGQHTTTFAEMFDLDFGAKIIDTPGIRGFGIVDMEAQEVGDYFPEFFELKEQCKFNNCLHKDEPNCAVKKALENDEIAWSRYQSYLKILEGDEEHYRADTYDADRKASDETRKS, via the coding sequence ATGACAGGAATTGTATATAAATCTACTGGAAGTTGGTATACCGTTAAAACGGAACAGAATGATTTTGTGGCTTGCCGCATTAAAGGAAAGTTTCGGATAAAAGGAATAAAAAGCACTAATCCAATAGCGGTAGGAGATATTGTAGACTTTGATCTAGATACCACTACAGATGAGAAGTTAGGGCAAATACATACCATACATGATAGAAAAAACTATATCGTAAGAAAGTCAGTTAATTTGTCTAAACAAACGCATATTATTGCCTCTAATATTGATGTGGTATTTCTAATAATTACCATCAATAATCCTGTTACTACAACTAGTTTTATTGACAGGTTTTTAGTTACTGCAGAAGCGTATGGTATAGAAGCAGTTTTAATTTTTAATAAAATAGATACATTTACTGATGAAGTAGCAGACGAACAATTGTTTTTACACTATATTTATTCTACTATAGGCTATACCTGCTTGCGTGTATCAGCAAAAGCACAGCATGGAATAGAAGAGTTAAAAGCAATGATGAAAGATAAAGTATGTATGTTTTCTGGGCATTCAGGAGTCGGAAAATCTACATTAGTAAATATATTAGATCCAGCATTAAACTTAAAAACAAAGGAAATTTCAGATTCGCATGCGCAAGGACAGCATACTACTACATTTGCTGAAATGTTTGATTTAGATTTTGGTGCCAAAATTATTGATACACCAGGAATACGAGGCTTTGGTATTGTTGATATGGAAGCACAAGAAGTAGGGGATTATTTTCCAGAGTTTTTTGAGCTAAAAGAACAGTGTAAGTTCAATAATTGTTTGCATAAAGATGAACCGAATTGTGCGGTAAAAAAAGCCCTTGAAAATGATGAAATAGCTTGGTCGAGATATCAGAGTTATCTAAAAATTCTGGAAGGAGATGAAGAGCATTATAGAGCAGACACCTATGATGCCGATAGAAAAGCAAGTGACGAAACTAGAAAAAGTTAA
- a CDS encoding DUF3857 domain-containing protein gives MKKLILLVLFPIFVLAQKFELGNVTIEELKEKVHPTDSSAVAAILFTKGKSYFEFVENSHFILITEVEIKIKIYKKEGYEWANNEVSYYIGGHDDESVQFSKAFTYNLVNGKIEKTKLNSENEFKEVVNKYWETKKISMPNVKEGSIIEFKYIVKTPYYSNLHDWKFQSTIPVNYSEYITNIPEYYTYNYFSRGAINITVEKSDRSRTINIYDKELAARGANISYQNTSSSVGYTDNITKMYVSNVPAFKIEPFTNNINNYMSCIEYELASTKFPNSEIKFFSESWEDVTKNIYKNEQFGLELEKDNYFETDLNQILSDKSLDSPKKIEKILEFVKNNVKWNEYNSITVDKGVTKAYKEKTGNTAEVNFILISMLRKAGFDANPVVLTTRSKPINLFPSRTAFNYVVCGIETDNDVILLDATDKNSKIDVLPTRALNYIGRIIRENGTSSQIDLTPKKPAKESTMVFAALDEKGNVTGTIKEQLFERAAFVFRDRNASVSDENYLDKYEKDNPGFEISDYKITNKLDPHLPISKEYQFTNTNASEIINDKIYFKPLMHFGFEENPFKLETRDYPVDFIAPFHDSYTMSYTLPVGYMVESLPTQLNLQMIDNLGSFSYLIADNVENVQIVCNFKINVPLVSNEYYDVLKEFFNQVQLKMNEKIILKKK, from the coding sequence ATGAAAAAACTTATTTTATTAGTGTTATTTCCCATTTTTGTATTAGCTCAAAAATTTGAATTAGGCAATGTAACAATAGAAGAATTGAAAGAAAAAGTTCACCCTACTGATTCCTCTGCTGTTGCTGCAATATTATTTACAAAAGGAAAATCATATTTTGAGTTTGTAGAAAATTCTCATTTTATATTGATAACAGAAGTTGAAATAAAAATAAAAATTTATAAAAAAGAAGGATATGAATGGGCTAATAATGAGGTTTCTTATTACATCGGAGGACATGATGACGAGTCTGTTCAATTCTCAAAAGCTTTTACATATAATCTTGTGAATGGAAAAATTGAAAAAACAAAATTAAATTCAGAAAATGAGTTTAAGGAAGTTGTAAATAAATATTGGGAAACTAAAAAAATATCAATGCCAAATGTAAAAGAAGGTTCTATAATAGAATTTAAATATATTGTGAAAACACCTTATTATTCTAATTTACACGATTGGAAATTTCAATCCACTATTCCTGTGAATTATTCAGAATATATTACAAATATACCAGAATATTATACGTATAATTATTTTTCAAGAGGGGCGATTAATATTACTGTAGAAAAATCTGATAGAAGTAGAACTATAAATATATATGACAAAGAATTAGCTGCACGCGGGGCAAATATTTCGTATCAAAACACATCTTCATCGGTTGGCTACACCGATAATATTACTAAAATGTATGTGTCAAATGTTCCTGCATTTAAGATAGAGCCTTTTACAAATAATATTAATAATTATATGTCATGTATAGAATATGAGTTAGCGTCTACTAAATTTCCAAATTCAGAAATTAAATTCTTTTCAGAATCATGGGAAGATGTTACAAAAAATATATATAAAAATGAGCAATTCGGTTTAGAGTTAGAAAAAGATAATTATTTTGAAACTGATTTAAATCAAATTTTATCAGATAAAAGCCTTGATTCTCCCAAAAAAATTGAAAAAATTCTTGAGTTTGTAAAAAACAATGTAAAATGGAATGAATATAATAGTATTACTGTTGATAAAGGGGTAACAAAAGCTTATAAAGAAAAGACAGGTAATACGGCAGAAGTGAATTTTATTTTAATTTCAATGCTTCGAAAAGCGGGATTTGACGCTAACCCCGTTGTATTAACTACTAGAAGTAAACCAATAAATTTATTCCCAAGTAGAACAGCTTTTAATTATGTTGTTTGTGGAATTGAAACAGATAATGACGTAATTCTTTTAGACGCTACAGATAAAAACTCTAAAATTGATGTTTTACCAACAAGAGCATTAAATTATATAGGTAGAATAATTAGAGAAAATGGAACTTCTTCTCAAATTGATTTAACTCCAAAAAAGCCGGCAAAAGAGAGCACAATGGTCTTTGCAGCATTGGATGAAAAAGGGAATGTTACAGGCACAATCAAAGAGCAACTTTTTGAGAGAGCTGCTTTCGTCTTTAGAGATAGAAATGCTAGTGTTTCTGATGAAAATTATTTAGATAAATATGAAAAAGACAATCCAGGATTTGAAATTTCTGATTATAAGATTACAAATAAATTAGATCCACATTTACCTATTAGTAAAGAATATCAATTTACTAATACTAACGCCTCTGAAATTATTAATGATAAAATTTATTTCAAACCATTAATGCATTTTGGTTTCGAAGAAAATCCATTTAAATTAGAGACAAGAGATTATCCTGTTGATTTTATAGCACCGTTTCATGACTCTTATACAATGAGTTATACTCTACCTGTAGGTTATATGGTAGAATCTTTACCAACTCAGTTAAACTTACAAATGATTGATAATCTTGGATCTTTTTCGTATTTAATTGCAGATAATGTTGAAAATGTTCAAATAGTATGTAATTTTAAAATAAATGTTCCTTTAGTATCTAATGAATATTATGATGTGTTAAAAGAATTCTTTAATCAAGTACAATTAAAGATGAACGAAAAAATAATTTTAAAGAAAAAATAA
- a CDS encoding TIGR03643 family protein: MLAEKINKLSLIQIDRIVEMAWEDRTPFEAIEYQFDLAEKEVIQLMRKVLKRSSFNLWRKRVNSGVSQKHLHKRNPEISRFKCALQRQITGNKISKR, from the coding sequence ATGCTTGCAGAAAAAATAAATAAATTAAGTCTAATTCAAATTGACAGAATTGTAGAAATGGCTTGGGAAGACAGAACCCCTTTTGAAGCTATTGAATACCAATTTGATTTGGCAGAAAAAGAAGTCATTCAATTGATGCGAAAAGTATTAAAACGCTCTTCATTTAATTTATGGCGAAAACGAGTAAATTCAGGAGTAAGTCAAAAACATTTGCACAAACGTAATCCAGAAATTTCCCGATTTAAGTGTGCATTACAACGACAAATAACAGGCAATAAAATTTCAAAAAGATAA
- a CDS encoding nucleotide pyrophosphohydrolase: MNLKNAQLEVDNWIKDHGVRYFNELTNMAQLTEEVGEVARIIARRYGEQSEKESDKNKDLGEELADVVFVVLCLANQTGVDLQAAFDKKMDVKTKRDHDRHHNNEKLK; the protein is encoded by the coding sequence ATGAATCTAAAAAACGCTCAACTAGAAGTTGATAACTGGATAAAAGACCATGGTGTTCGTTATTTTAATGAACTAACCAATATGGCCCAACTTACCGAAGAAGTAGGTGAGGTAGCGCGCATTATAGCTCGAAGATATGGTGAACAATCTGAAAAGGAATCCGATAAAAATAAAGATTTAGGAGAAGAATTGGCTGATGTGGTTTTTGTAGTTTTATGTTTGGCTAATCAAACCGGGGTCGATTTACAAGCTGCATTTGATAAAAAAATGGATGTAAAAACTAAACGAGACCACGATCGCCACCATAACAATGAAAAACTGAAATGA